AGTGTGTGATGAAGGGGAGAGCTGACCACACCAGCTGGTAGAAGTCCTTTCGGCATCGAAGGAGCACTACTCCAGTATAGGCATTGAGGTATCGCACTACAGCAGGGAAAAGAATTCACTTTGGAAAACTGGAGATTCTCAGAAGCAAGTTAAAAATCTTAGGGCAACagagcctactatgtgccagaggCTGTTCAAGGCAGTGGCACTTGAGACACAGTAAAAACACTCCTGAAGGAAACATTTTAGGACAGACCATTTATGAAAGGGGGTTGGAGAATATTGAGTGCCTTGCACACTGCTCAGAACTGGTGAGTGAATTCAGAATTTTAGATTTAGTTttcaagagaggaagggagggagaaagatggagagagacatcagtctgttgcctctCGCTTGCAcctaagtggggacctggccagcaacccagccatgtgccctgactgggaatcaaaccggtgactctttggtttgcaggctggcgctcaatccactgagccacaccagccagggctcagatttttctttaaatgttccaattcACTGATTTGTTAGCTCAATAgacagggagtggggaggtggagatccatctttctcagaaaaaaacCCTTGGCTGAAAAATGGTTCTGTGGCTAGATTCTGTAGGTTCTTGTAGCAACTGACATAGAATTGTGCCTAAGTGCGTGTAATTCCCCAGTATCCCATGTGGAGCACATGGTGGGTAAAAGGGAGTGAATTTAGATTTGTACGGCTCTCAGGAGggccctcttcttccccctctaCAATTGTGTCTTCTGTACTTTACAGGCTCTATTAAGGGCTTTTCAGGGTtctgttgagtattttttttcttcccatgtgAATATAACCAGTCACCCAACTTAAAAGTAACTCTGCTACCCTCATTTGTTTCTGACCATCCTATTAAATTTAGTCTCAATCCCGAATATACACGTCAAGTAGTTACAGGGGACTCCTACCCACAGTTCCATTGCCTTCCGCAGCTCTCTGCCTAACTTTGGACTCGTCCAGAACTGGGCTCTGGACCCCAGGAGCCTAAGGAGGACCACATCGTACAGACAGGGATGGTTCATCAGGCTTGGCAGCTCCAGGGGTCGTTTgagccctttctctctccctcttccagccCCTAATCTCTCCAAGGCCTCCCgcttccctcccccccacccccggtcgtCCCTGTTCCCCAGCACCCACGCACCCGCAAAGCCTATGGAGCAGGCGGCTGCACCGAAAGTCCCGTGTACGCGAGCAATCGTGTCCCGCACAAGGCCGCACAGCGCTCGGTCATCCAGACTCAGGCGGCAGCGGGGGTCGTCAGACACCACTTCGCAGAGTAGGTACCTGCGGCAGGCGAGAGGGAGGTGAACGCAGGGCCTGGGCAGTGGGACAGGAAGGGTACTGAGGGTACGCTTACCTGTGCTTGAACCGCACCATGGCGACTTCCGCCCCTGGCTTTTCTGCCTGCAACTGTAGTCTTCGCAGTCTTGCAGCCACTCAGAGAGGGATGCCGGATAGGAAGGCGGAGCCATAATGCTGAGAGGCTGAGTCCAGGGTCAGTCTCCTTCAAGCCCCTCCTCCATTTGCCTTGGCAGAGCGCAAGCGTACTGCTGAGTTCCAAGCTTCTTTGGTTGTCTCCCTGTGGTACTCCGCATTGGAGCAGCTTGAGGCTGTGCTGGGTACTTCTCCTCCACGCCCGAGTTTGCAATACTGC
The genomic region above belongs to Phyllostomus discolor isolate MPI-MPIP mPhyDis1 chromosome 13, mPhyDis1.pri.v3, whole genome shotgun sequence and contains:
- the POP5 gene encoding ribonuclease P/MRP protein subunit POP5, coding for MVRFKHRYLLCEVVSDDPRCRLSLDDRALCGLVRDTIARVHGTFGAAACSIGFAVRYLNAYTGVVLLRCRKDFYQLVWSALPFITHLENKGHRYPCFLNTLHVGGTIRTCQKFLIQYNRRQLLILLQNCTDEGEREAIQKSVTKSCLLDRESGEEELSDGGDEVAEAME